A region from the Lolium perenne isolate Kyuss_39 chromosome 4, Kyuss_2.0, whole genome shotgun sequence genome encodes:
- the LOC127347807 gene encoding uncharacterized protein, translating to MSGGKEDSSSLLKKMQQRKNNVRRSEREPRRNPRYEDFAVGGGGRGRGRGRGRGGGGGGGGGGGGWGGPDFEPPPSASGDVASGFFLEGTSREEAETESRAEEDSSRGFETPEEDGRPKALKIRGEARVPDERKEPKTHEAKTLIIPAGTDNWIFPPGVKGRLPSSMIGALLRKFWPGKYYPLGTVPAGEMKLATTWTDYESAPGVGFPTAAEAVMRKFWCFYRVAPEVEEAAANRTLRATCERLTPQVWYNQRITSAGHFWAERGERVHKPDIVGKNAKAEYEMTVEDYMSVIPDWAEPHAEAWEEMVRTRWLKMDEDFAAVARRNAENRGDGGTHCGGNLSYERYKGKTRAALGPEEEMSDLEIYNKMRLKKPDLSQPQPSLPEW from the exons atgagcggcggcaaggaggactcgtcgagcttgcttaagaagatgcaacaacgcaagaacaatgttagaaggagtgagagggaaccgcgtcgcaatccgcgttacgaggactttgcggtaggaggaggaggacgaggacgaggacgaggacggggacgaggtggaggtggaggtggaggtggaggtggaggtggctggggaggaccggactttgagccaccaccctcggcttcaggcgacgttgcttccgggttctttttggaggggacgtctagagaggaggcggagacggagtctagagccgaggaggactctagccgcgggtttgagactccggaggaggatgggcggccgaaggcactgaagattcgtggggaagcgagagtccccgacgagaggaaggagcctaagacccatgaggcgaagacccttattattcctgctggcactga caattggatatttcctccgggggtcaaggggcgcctgcctagcagcatgattggagctttgcttaggaagttctggccgggcaagtactatcccctcggcactgtcccagctggcgagatgaagctagccactacttggacggactacgagagtgcccctggcgtaggcttcccgacggctgctgaggccgtgatgagaaagttttgg tgtttttatcgtgtggcgcccgaggttgaggaggcggccgcgaacaggactttgcgggcgacttgtgagaggttgacaccgcaggtgtggtacaaccaaaggatcacgtccgcgggtcacttctgggcagagagaggcgagagggtccataagccggacattgtcggtaagaatgctaaggccgagtacgagatgacggtggaggactacatgtcg gttatccccgattgggccgagccgcatgccgaggcatgggaggagatggttaggacgaggtggctcaagatggacgaggactttgcagccgtggcgaggcggaacgcggagaaccgaggcgacggtggcacacactgtgggggaaacctcagctacgagcgctacaaggggaagacg agggccgcgttaggacccgaggaggagatgtctgacctcgagatatacaacaagatgcggcttaagaagcccgatctctcgcagccccagccctcgctccctga atggtga
- the LOC127296115 gene encoding protein NODULATION SIGNALING PATHWAY 2 — protein sequence MDVTMEDVIGELEISGCSSITTSPSSSSLDDGMGLYPWNALSPVGDWGAFCSDDGTGHDLHGLIESMLCDDSLIGADHLALFPDGPSCSNPSSTTTTNPGTPVQLDDLQQECNPEKGLRLLHLLMAAAEALSGPHKSRELARVILVRLKDMVSTTGANAGASNMERLAAHFTDALQGLLDGSHAVAGRQSAVSASHHNTGDVLTAFQMLQDMSPYMKFGHFTANQAILEAVAGDRRVHIVDYDLAEGIQWSSLMQAMTSRPDGVSPPHLRITAVTRGGGGGARAVQEAGRRLAAFAGSIGQPFSFGHCRLDSDEMFRPATVRLVKGETLVGNCILHQAAATTSIRRPPGSVASFLTGMAALGAKVVTVVEEEGEAEKENEEEAAGGFVGRFMEELHRYSAVWDSLEAGFPTQSRVRGLVERVILAPNIAGAVSRAYRGMDGADGEGRRGWGEWMRGSGFKAVPLSCFNHSQARLLLGLFNDGYTVEETTPNKIVLGWKARRLLSASVWAPPPLSVPSSPAEGAFQTMGMAPASVGFSRTEFDFIDSFLVEPAYALV from the coding sequence ATGGACGTGACCATGGAGGATGTGATCGGGGAGCTCGAGATCTCCGGCTGCAGCTCCATCAccacctccccctcctcctcctccctcgacGACGGCATGGGGCTGTATCCCTGGAATGCGCTGTCCCCAGTCGGCGACTGGGGCGCCTTCTGCTCCGACGACGGCACCGGCCATGACCTCCACGGCCTCATCGAGTCCATGCTCTGCGACGACAGTCTCATCGGTGCCGACCACCTGGCCTTGTTCCCGGACGGGCCATCCTGCTCCAACccgagcagcaccaccaccacgaaCCCCGGCACGCCCGTACAGCTCGACGACCTGCAGCAGGAGTGCAACCCCGAGAAGGGCCTCCGGCTGCTGCACCTGCTCATGGCGGCCGCCGAGGCGCTCTCCGGCCCGCACAAGAGCCGGGAGCTGGCACGGGTGATATTGGTTCGGCTCAAGGACATGGTCTCCACCACCGGCGCCAACGCCGGCGCCTCCAACATGGAGCGCCTCGCCGCGCACTTCACCGACGCGCTCCAGGGCCTCCTCGACGGCTCCCACGCCGTCGCCGGTAGGCAGTCCGCCGTTTCCGCCTCCCACCACAACACCGGCGACGTGCTCACCGCATTCCAGATGCTCCAGGACATGTCGCCCTACATGAAGTTCGGCCACTTCACGGCCAACCAGGCGATCCTCGAGGCGGTGGCCGGCGACCGGCGCGTCCACATCGTTGACTACGACCTCGCCGAGGGCATCCAGTGGTCGTCCCTGATGCAGGCCATGACGTCGCGCCCCGACGGCGTGTCGCCTCCCCACCTGCGCATCACCGCCGTCACGAGAGGCGGTGGGGGCGGCGCGCGGGCGGTCCAGGAGGCCGGACGGCGGCTTGCGGCCTTCGCGGGATCCATCGGGCAGCCCTTCTCGTTCGGCCATTGCCGTTTGGACTCGGACGAGATGTTCAGGCCGGCGACGGTCCGATTGGTCAAGGGGGAGACGCTCGTGGGCAACTGCATACTCCACCAAGCCGCGGCGACGACCAGCATCAGACGGCCGCCTGGCTCGGTGGCGTCGTTCTTGACCGGCATGGCCGCGCTCGGTGCCaaggtggtgacggtggtggaggaggaagggGAAGCGGAGAAGGAgaacgaggaggaggcggcgggcggCTTTGTGGGCCGGTTCATGGAGGAGCTGCACCGGTATTCGGCAGTGTGGGACTCGCTGGAGGCCGGGTTCCCGACGCAGAGCCGGGTGCGCGGCCTGGTGGAGCGGGTCATCCTCGCCCCCAACATCGCCGGCGCCGTGAGCCGCGCGTACCGAGGGATGGACGGCGCCGACGGCGAGGGGAGGCGCGGGTGGGGAGAGTGGATGCGCGGGAGCGGGTTCAAGGCCGTGCCGCTCAGCTGCTTCAACCACAGCCAGGCCAGGCTACTCCTAGGCCTGTTCAACGACGGGTACACGGTGGAGGAGACGACACCCAACAAGATCGTGCTCGGCTGGAAGGCCCGGCGGCTGCTCTCGGCGTCCGTATGGGCGCCACCGCCGCTCTCCGTGCCGTCGTCGCCGGCGGAAGGGGCGTTCCAGACCATGGGGATGGCACCGGCCAGCGTCGGCTTTAGCCGGACGGAGTTCGACTTCATCGACTCCTTCCTAGTAGAGCCTGCGTACGCGCTAGTCTGA